One window of Mus caroli chromosome 11, CAROLI_EIJ_v1.1, whole genome shotgun sequence genomic DNA carries:
- the Lgals3bp gene encoding galectin-3-binding protein — translation MCFLEIETRRGLQSISWDEAEESHMVELFSAEQSTEGFQLQPGRRLQGLPSATASLPRQLSPSLAPRVGLLGQAMALLWLLSVFLLVPGTQGTEDGDMRLVNGASANEGRVEIFYRGQWGTVCDNLWNLLDAHVVCRALGYENATQALGRAAFGPGKGPIMLDEVECTGTESSLASCRSLGWMVSRCGHEKDAGVVCSNDTTGLHILDLSGELSDALGQIFDSQQGCDLFIQVTGQGYGDLNLCAHTLILRSNPEAQALWQVVGSSVIMRVDAECMPVVRDFLRYFYSRRIEVSMSSVKCLHKLASAYGATELQDYCGRLFATLLPQDPTFHTPLDLYAYARATGDSVLEDLCVQFLAWNFEPLTQSESWSAVPATLIQALLPKSELAVSSELDLLKAVDQWSTETIASHEDIERLVEQVRFPMMMPQELFELQFNLSLYQDHQALFQRKTMQALEFHTVPVEVLAKYKGLNLTEDTYKPRLYTSSTWSSLVMASTRRAQRYQYNQLYTYGYGSAARYNSYQSFQTPQHPSFLFKDKRISWSATYLPTMQSCWNYGFSCTSNELPVMGLTTSSYSNPTIGYENRVLILCGGYSVVDVTSFEGSKAPIPTALDTNSSKTPSLFPCASGAFSSFRVVIRPFYLTNSTDMV, via the exons ATGTGTTTTCTGGAAATCGAAACTAGGCGAGGTTTACAAAGCATTTCCTGGGACGAGGCTGAAGAAAGCCACATGGTGGAGCTTTTCTCTGCCGAACAGTCTACAGAAGGCTTCCAGTTGCAGCCAGGAAGGAGGCTCCAAGGACTGCCTTCAGCCACTGCCTCGCTGCCTCGCCAGTTGAGTCCCTCTCTTGCTCCCAG GGTTGGGCTTCTAGGCCAGGCCATGGCTCTCCTGTGGCTCCTCTCTGTGTTCTTGCTGGTTCCAGGGACTCAAG GTACAGAAGATGGAGACATGCGCTTGGTTAACGGGGCCTCAGCCAATGAGGGCCGCGTGGAGATCTTCTACAGAGGCCAGTGGGGGACAGTGTGTGACAACCTCTGGAACCTTTTGGATGCCCACGTCGTCTGCCGGGCCCTGGGCTATGAGAACGCCACCCAAGCACTGGGCAGAGCTGCCTTCGGGCCAG GAAAGGGACCGATCATGCTGGATGAGGTGGAATGTACAGGGACCGAGTCCTCACTGGCCAGTTGCAGATCCCTGGGTTGGATGGTGAGCCGCTGTGGGCACGAGAAGGACGCAGGCGTGGTCTGCTCCAACG ATACCACGGGGCTTCACATCCTGGACCTCTCTGGAGAGCTCTCAGATGCACTGGGCCAGATCTTTGACAGCCAGCAGGGCTGCGACCTGTTCATCCAGGTGACAGGGCAGGGGTATGGGGACCTGAACCTCTGTGCCCACACGCTGATCCTGCGCTCCAACCCCGAGGCCCAGGCCCTGTGGCAAGTGGTGGGCAGCAGCGTCATCATGAGAGTGGATGCTGAGTGCATGCCTGTTGTCAGAGACTTCCTCAG gtACTTTTACTCCCGAAGAATCGAGGTCAGTATGTCTTCTGTCAAGTGCTTGCACAAGCTAGCCTCTGCCTATGGGGCCACAGAGCTTCAGGACTATTGTGGACGGCTTTTTgccaccctcctcccccaagaCCCCACTTTCCACACTCCCTTGGACCTTTATGCGTATGCGCGGGCCACCGGGGACTCTGTGCTGGAAGATCTGTGTGTACagttcctggcctggaacttcgAGCCTCTGACACAGTCCGAGTCCTGGTCGGCTGTTCCCGCCACCTTGATCCAGGCTCTCCTCCCCAAGAGCGAGCTGGCTGTGTCCAGTGAACTGGATCTGCTGAAGGCAGTGGACCAGTGGAGCACAGAGACCATTGCCTCGCACGAGGATATAGAGCGCCTGGTGGAACAGGTCCGCTTCCCCATGATGATGCCCCAGGAGCTGTTCGAGCTGCAATTCAACCTGTCCTTGTACCAAGATCACCAGGCACTGTTCCAGAGGAAGACCATGCAGGCCTTGGAGTTCCACACAGTGCCTGTCGAAGTGCTGGCCAAGTACAAAGGCTTGAACCTCACCGAGGACACCTACAAGCCCCGCCTTTACACCTCTTCCACCTGGAGTAGCTTGGTGATGGCCTCCACCCGGAGGGCACAAAGATATCAATACAATCAGCTCTACACATATGGCTATGGCTCAGCAGCTCGGTACAACAGCTACCAGTCCTTCCAAACCCCACAACACCCCAGCTTCCTCTTCAAGGACAAGCGGATCTCCTGGTCAGCCACCTACCTCCCCACCATGCAGAGCTGCTGGAACTATGGCTTCTCGTGTACCTCTAACGAGCTCCCTGTAATGGGCCTCACCACATCCAGCTACTCCAATCCGACAATTGGCTACGAGAACAGAGTACTGATCCTCTGCGGAGGCTACAGTGTGGTGGATGTCACCAGCTTTGAAGGCTCTAAGGCCCCTATTCCCACTGCCCTGGACACCAATAGTTCCAAgactccctccctctttccctgtgCCTCAGGGGCCTTCAGCAGCTTCCGTGTGGTCATACGTCCCTTCTACCTCACTAACTCCACTGACATGGTGTAA
- the Cant1 gene encoding soluble calcium-activated nucleotidase 1 yields the protein MPIQPFDQREWNEPMHSLRISVGGLPVLASMTKATDPRFRPRWRVILTSFVGVALLWLLYSHHQGPVPGRPPTHNAHNWRLSQQRISHYNDTYPLSPPQRTPGGIRYRIAVIADLDTGSRAQEENTWFSYLKKGYLTLSDSGDRVSVEWDKDHGVLESHLAEKGRGMELSDLIVFNGKLYSVDDRTGVIYQIEGTKAVPWVILSDGDGTVEKGFKAEWLAVKDEHLYVGGLGKEWTTTTGEVMNENPEWVKVVGHRGSVDHENWVSSYNALRAAAGIRPPGYLIHESACWSDTLQRWFFLPRRASHERYSEKDDERKGSNLLLSAAQDFRDISVRQVGTLVPTHGFSSFKFIPNTDDQIIVALKSEEDNGRIATYVMAFTLDGRFLLPETKIGTVKYEGIEFI from the exons ATGCCCATCCAGCCCTTTGACCAGCGGGAATGGAATGAGCCTATGCACTCCCTCCGGATCAGTGTAGGGGGCCTTCCTGTGCTGGCATCCATGACCAAGGCCACGGACCCTCGCTTCCGCCCCCGCTGGCGGGTGATCCTCACGTCCTTTGTGGGTGTTGCCCTCCTCTGGCTGCTGTACTCCCACCATCAGGGCCCAGTGCCAGGCAGGCCCCCCACCCACAATGCGCACAATTGGAGGCTCAGCCAGCAGCGCATCTCTCATTACAATGACAcctaccccctctcccccccacagAGAACTCCAGGTGGGATTCGGTACCGAATCGCAGTCATTGCTGACTTGGACACGGGGTCCAGGGCCCAGGAAGAAAACACTTGGTTTAGCTACCTTAAGAAAGGCTACCTGACCCTGTCGGACAGCGGGGACAGGGTCAGCGTGGAGTGGGATAAAGACCACGGGGTCCTAGAGTCCCACCTGGCAGAAAAGGGGCGGGGCATGGAGCTCTCGGACCTGATCGTCTTCAATGGGAAACTCTACTCCGTGGATGACCGCACAGGGGTCATCTACCAGATCGAAGGCACCAAAGCAGTGCCCTGGGTGATCCTTTCCGATGGCGATGGAACTGTGGAGAAGG gtttcaaagctgaATGGCTTGCTGTGAAGGACGAACACCTGTATGTGGGCGGCCTGGGCAAGGAGTGGACCACCACGACAGGGGAAGTGATGAACGAGAACCCTGAATGGGTGAAGGTGGTAGGCCACAGGGGCAGTGTGGACCACGAGAACTGGGTGTCCAGCTACAACGCCCTGAGAGCGGCTGCAGGGATCCGACCACCAG GCTACCTCATTCACGAATCCGCCTGCTGGAGCGACACACTGCAGCGCTGGTTCTTCCTGCCTCGTCGGGCTAGCCACGAACGCTACAGCGAGAAGGACGATGAACGCAAGGGCAGCAACCTCCTGCTGAGTGCAGCCCAGGACTTCAGGGACATCTCTGTGAGGCAAGTGGGGACTCTGGTCCCCACCCACGGCTTCTCATCCTTCAAGTTCATCCCCAACACGGATGACCAGATCATCGTGGCTCTCAAGTCGGAAGAGGACAATGGCAGAATCGCCACCTATGTCATGGCCTTCACACTGGATGGCCGCTTCCTGCTTCCAGAGACCAAGATCGGCACTGTGAAGTACGAAGGAATAGAGTTTATCTAG